GCAAATGGCCCTGAACGAGAAGGGTTATTACTTCACCATCCTCATGTTCGGGCTGTTTGCGGCTATTTCGGTGCAGAAAAGCGTGCGCGACCGAATGGAGGGCATTCCGGTAACCAACCTGTACTTCGGCATCAGCTGGCTGTGCACCCTTATGGCCGTGCTGCTGCTGGTGGTGGGCCTCTGGAACGCCACGCTTACCCTCAGCGAAAAAGGCTTCTACGCCATGTCGTTCACGCTGAGCCTGTTTGCCGCTATTGCCGTGCAAAAAAACACCCGCGACAACCAGGATGCACCCGCGCAGCAGCCCAAGCCGCGCGCAGAAGAGCGCCCCCGCATCGAGCAGGAAGCCTAGGTGTACTGCCGAACAAGAAGCAACCAGGCCCGCTGCACAGTGTGCAGCGGGCCTGATTGCTGATAAAAGCACCTAGGGATTTACACCTCGTCGCTGAGCACGGCCACGGCCTCGCGCAGGGTCAGGTCTTTGCGCAGAGGCTGCACAAAGCGGTTGGTGCGGTTGGTTTGTACGCTGTCGGTGGAGGGGGCGGCACCTAGGGGCGCCACGGCCAGCACGGGGGCTTGCTGCTGCACCTGCTTGTAGCGCTCGGTGGCTTCTTGCAGGGCTTTCTGCTCGGCGCGGTAGGTGGCCAGGTTCAGCGAAGCCAGCGTTACTTTCTCGCGCTTGGCCATGTTCTGCACGGCGTCGGTGAGCAAACCAAAAGCCTGGTTCGAGGCTACGCGTTGCTTGCTGGCCGCGGCCAGCTTGGCCACGGGCGGCGCCGTGGCCCACGGCCGGTAGCTGGCCGGCGCAATTTCATCCCAGGGCAGCGGGTAGTCGGTGTCCTGCTCGCCCTCGGCCAAAGTGCTGTAAGCATCGGGCACCACGATGTCGGGCGTTACGCCTTTAAACTGCGTGGAGGCACCGTTTACGCGGTAGTACTTCTGGATGGTCATTTTGAGCGAGCCGAAGGGCTTGAGCGCCGCCAGCTCGGGGTTCATGATGTTATCCAGCTCGAACACACGCTGCACCGTGCCTTTGCCGTAGGTGGTATTGCCGAGCACAATGCCGCGCTTGTAATCCTGAATGGCACCGGCCAGGATTTCCGAAGCCGAGGCGCTGTAACGGTTTACCAGCACCACCAGCGGGCCGCCGTACTGCACTTTGGGGTCGGGGTCGGTTACGACTTCGGGCGTGCGCTGCCGGCCTTTCACCTGCACCATGGGGCCGCTTTCCATAAACAAGCCGGCCATTTCGGCGGCATCGTAGAGCGAGCCGCCGCCGTTAAAGCGCAGATCGAGCACCACGCCCTGCACGTTTTCGGCCTTCAGCTTCAGCAGTTCCTTCTTGACATCCTCAGCCGAGTTGCGGCCGCCGTTCTGGTTGAAGTCGGCGTAGAAGCTGGGCAGCAGGATGTAGCCGAATTTCTTACCGCCCTCGTTGATGACGGCCGATTGGGCGTAGGTTTCCTCAATCACCACCACGTCGCGGATAATCGGGATGACCTTGACGGTGGCGTCGGGCTTTTTCACCGTCAGGCGCACCTCGGTGCCTTTTTTGCCCCGAATCAGGCCCACCACTTTGTCGAAGCGCATGCCATCCACGGCTACGGGCTCAGCCGCGCCTTGCGCCACGCGCTGAATCACGTCGCCGGCCTTTAGCTCGCCTTGCCGGTACGCCGCCGAGCCGGGCACGATGTAGGCCACCACAATCTGGCCATCACGCTCGCTGAGCTGGGCGCCGGTGCCCTCGAGGCGGCCCGTTACGGCCAGGTCGAAGTTCGTCTTATCCTGCGGCGCGAAGTACTCGGAGTGTGGGTCGAAGGTGTTTGCTACCGTGTTGGCAAACTCGGCCAGGCGGTCGGCCTCGTCGGTTTGCAGCAGGTCCTGGAACCGCTCGTCGTAGTATTTCAGCACCTGCTTGCGGGCCTCGGCTTCCATTTGGGCGGGGGTACGCACGGGCTTCGAGATAACCGCGCCCGAGGGGGCTGCTTTGGTTGAGGCCAGCGACTTGATTTGCTGCCGGTCCTGCTCGTCCATCATCTCGGCCACGCGCACCATGGTTTGGTACTTCAGCAGGCGGCGCCACATGTCGCGGCGGGCGGCTTCGTCGGCAGGGTAGCCGAGCTTATCCGAATCGGTTTCGAAGGTTTCGTTGGCCGTAAACTCGAAGGGCTGGCTCAGCAGCTCGCGGTAGAGCACCTGCGCCTCGCGGGTGCGCTGATCGATGAGCTTGGTGCTGAGGTCGAGAAACTCGTGCTTGCCCTGCTTAATCTCGTTATCGATGAGCTTTTCGTAAACCTGCAGCTGCTTCACGTCGGGCTGCAGCAAAAACTTCTTGCTGCCGTCGAGGCGCTTGAGGTACAGCGCATACACCCGGCGCGAAAGTTCGTCGTCGAGCTGCGTGGGCTGCACGTGGGCCAGGCCCAGGCCCTGCACCACCGTGCTCAGCAAGATTCCCTTTTTCTGGGGCGGCACATCGCCGGCGAGGCGCTCCGAGCCCGGCGGCAGAAAAAACAAGAAGCCCGGCAGCAGCGCCGAGTACAAACCTAAAGAAGAACGAAACGCCATAATTAGGAGCGTAGCTAAAGCGTGAGAAAGCAGCCCCGGCGTTGCGGCGGCCCCGGGCGTGGGGCCACCGAGCAAGCTGTACCTTTGGGCTTTGCCATTGAAGAACACGTGTTGCCAACCTCAGTTGCACGCGCAAGCCGCACAATATGCAACGGGCAGCGGTATTCGCCCCTAGGTGGCCGGGTTAGTTTTCGGCCCCGGGCCTGGGTGTTGCTTTCGGCTCCTGATAACCAACCTCTTGCCATGCCCGGCCAAACCGACCTTCGGCAACTCCTGCGCACCCTGCAGCCCGCGTTGCAGCCCGGCGCCTACGTGTTCTGCACCGTGCGCCGCCTCAGCGGCCTCAACCCCGACGATATCGTGTGCCTGTTCCGGGAGCAGGAGGGCCTCACGGTAATCCTCCCGCAAGCCGCGGCCGATGCCCTGGGTCTGCCCTACTCGTTCGTAGCTAGTTGGATTACGCTTACCGTGCACTCGGCCCTGGAGGCCGTAGGACTTACGGCGGCGTTTGCCACGGCGCTTACCCAAGCCAACATCAGCTGCAACGTAGTAGCCGCCTACTACCACGACCACCTCTTTGTGGCCCAAACCGATGCCGAGCGCGCCCTAGGTGTATTGCGGCAGCTCTCGGCCGAGGCAGCGCGAGCCTAGGTCGCCCAAGGCCGTAAGCTGCCTGGCACCTGGCCCCTAAGCGTATGTACCGACTGCTACCCCATTGGCTGCTACGGCCGGGTACTTGGCCAACTTCGCCCAAGCGCCGCCTAGGTGCCCGCACCGATGGGCTTAACTTGCAGCCTCTATTCCGCTTCTGCATGCACCTGTACGTTTATACCCTGCTCGACGACACGCTTCGCGCCCGCCTGCGGGCCCATTTGCCCGCCGACGTGCAGGTATCCTTCCGCAACGAGCTTGCCGACGACAAGCAGCGCCCCGCCTTCCAATCGGCCAACGTAATTCTGGGCAACCCGCCGCGCGCCTGGTTTGCCGCAGGCACTCTGCCCAACCTGCAGTTCTGGCAAATCGATTCGTCGGGCTTCGAGCAATACACCGGCCTGCAGCTACCCGTGCCCGTGGCCAACATGGGCGACTACTTTGCCTGGCCCTGCGCCGAAACCATGGTGGCGGGTATCATGGCGCTGTACCGCAACCTGCCGCAGCTGGCCCTGCTGCAAGCCGAAAAGCGCTGGGTGGGCCCGCCCGTTCGCGCCAACATGCAGCTGCTGCGCCACAAGCGCGTGGTAATCCTGGGTGCCGGTTACATCGGCCTGGCGGTGCGGCAGCAGCTCACGGGCTTTGGCTGCCACACGCAGCTGCTGGCCCGCACCAGCCCCGAAGCCCAGCTCCGCTCGCCCGAAGACCTAAAAGCCGTACTGCCCGGTACTCACTTGGTTATCAACTGCCTGCCCGGCACCGCCGAAGGCTTTTACTCCGCTGAGCTGATCGGAGCCATGAAGCCCGGCAGCGTGTACGCCAGCGTAGGCCGCGGCAACACCACCGACGAGCCCGCCCTGATTGCCGCGCTGCAGTCGGGCCACCTAGGCGGCGCCGTGCTCGATGTAACCGCCGTTGAGCCCCTGCCCGTGAGCAACCCGCTTTGGAGCATGCCCAACGTCATTCTTACCCAACACTCCGCCGGCGGCCAGCCCGATGAAGATGGTGGCAAGGTGGATATGATTCTGCTGAACCTAGGGCGCTTCCGAAATGGCGAGCCGCTGGAGAGTTTGGTCGATGTGGCGCGGGGGTATTAAGGTACAGCAAGCAGTCCAGCATCCTTTTTGGCGCTCCATGTGGAATTAGCCATTTCTGCGCATCTAATTACCAGACGGATACGGATGCCTGTTTATGCTTCTACGCTTACTGCTGCTTTGCCTTGTTTCTCCTTGCTTTGTGCAAGCTCAAATCGCGCAGATAACCGGCCGCATTGTCGGCCGAGCTGATAATCAACCACTACCTAGAGCTACTATCATCGAGAAAGGTACCACGAACGGTACATTGTCTACTTCTGATGGACATTTCGAGTTATCGACAAAGAACATTTCGGACAGCTTGACCCTGACCGTATCCAACGTCGGTTTTGATACGCGTTTTGTACAAGTAGCACCGGACAGCTATACAGAAATAGCTCTTGATTCGAGTCGGATACCATCACACCCTCGGCCTCACACGTTTTGGGGTAGCTTCAGTCTGCTGCCAGGTTTGAGCTATGCCCCATTTGGCGCGGATTTACGATTATTTACCCGCATGCGTGGTTTCAAATACCCTATCGGCATTGGCTTTACTTACCAGTCCAATGTACACCGTAACCACTTTTTTCGCAGCACTTTATCCCTCCCTAACTGGTCGCGCAACGGACGGTTTTTTGTGAGCAGCAATTTGGAGCGGCAGTGGCTACAGATTGTGCCGGCAAACTTGCATTTCATCAGTTACACCGGTACAATTGGCCTATTAAAGTACCGCATCGGCCCATGGTTTGGCCCTTGGCTACATCTGACAGCGGGGTACGCAGCGAAACGTTTTATTTCAGATGCTACCGGCTTTAGAATTGCTGGTTTGGGATACGGAGCTGGGCTTAGCCACGAGTTCAGGCCTTTCTTTTTGCGCTTAGGAGCCGAAGCTCGTTTTCTCCGTTGGCCTGGTTACTGGCAGCTACAAGGACAGGTGCTCCATTCGCTCGACGTAAGCCGCCGCTTTCGAGTAGGTTTGGCAGCACATTCTTTATTGCAGTACAGAGAAGTAAGCGTGATTATGTATTGTTCCTTTTAAGTAGTGCTTGATAAAGTAAAAGCCCGACCGGTGAGGTCGGGCTTTTACTTTATCAAAGTTCCAGAAGCTTAAGCTTCCTTGGTAGCATGGGTAATAGCTTCTACCATCGCCTCAGAAATGCCCGTGGTGCTGAAACCACCGTCGTGCATCAGGTTCTGCATGGTTACGTAGCGGGTCAGGTCCGAAAACAGCGATACGCAGTAATCAGCGCAAGCTTCGGCCGGGGCGTTGCCCAGCGGCGAGAGGCGGTCGGCGTACTCGTAGAACGCATCGAAGCCGCTGATGCCGGTACCAGCCGTGGTTTTGGTAGGCGACTGCGAAATGGTATTTACGCGCACCTTTTTCTGGGTACCTAGGCGCTGGCCGTAGCTGCGGGCAATGCTTTCGAGCACGGCCTTCGCCTGCGACATATCGGTGTAGTCGAGGAATGCGCGTTGCGCCGCTATGTACGACAGGGCTACTACCGAACCCCACTCATTCAGGGCGTCCTGCTTCTCGGCTACGTGCAGCATCTTGTGGAACGACAAAGCCGAAATGTCGAGCGTCTTCTGGAACCAGTCGTAGTTCAGCTCGCCGTAGTGCTTGCCCTTGCGGATGTTCGGGCTCATGCCGATGCTGTGCAGCACGAAATCGATTTTGCCGCCCAGTTGCTCCACCGCGCCGCTGAATACTTTTTCCAGGTCTTCTACCACGGTGGCATCGGCCGGAATGATCGGGGCGCTGCACTGCTCGGCCAGCTTGTTGATTTCGCCCATGCGCATGGCAAGCGGCGCGTTGCTGAGCACGAACGTTGCGCCTTCTTCGTGGCAGCGCTGAGCTACCTTCCAGGCAATGGATTGTTCGTTGAGGGCACCGAAGATGATGCCGCGCTTGCCGGCAAGTAGGTTGTTGGCCATAAAAACGGTTGAGTCGAGTCGGAGGAAGGAATATGGAATGGGCAAAAATAGGGTTTCGGTCTAGATTGTCATGTCGAGCTAGGCGAGACATCTGAGTCAGGCCGTTCGTGGTAGTTCCAACCCAGATGTCTCGCTGCGTTCGACATGACAGTTAGTACCCGCCCACATCCTAGTTCAGCGCCTTCCACTCGGGGTTGTGCGCCGCGATTAGTGCATCCTTCTTCGGGCGCCCCCAGCCCTTCAGCTCCTTCTCGCGCGCAATGGCCTGCTGAACACTGGCGTAATGCTCCCAGTGCACAAGCAGATGACACCAGTACCTTCCAGCGAATGTGTGTGGCTTTCCTGCATTCTCTAAGTGCTCGTCCAAACGCCGCACCATATCGTTGGTAACGCCGATGTAGAGCACGGTTTTCTTTGGGTTGGTAACGATATAGACGTAATAGTTGTGATATTTCATAGAGATAAGAACCTCTGTCATGTCGAGCGGCAGCGAAACATCTGGGGACGGACCGTCTGCTACGATTCTAACTCAGATGTCTCGCTGCCGCTCGACATGACAATTCCGGCCTACGCCGCTACCAACTCGCTTTCGCCGCGCATCGAGAGCAGCTCGCGGGCGCTTTGCACGGCGTTTTCCGTAACGCGGGCACCCGAAATCATTTGGGCGATTTCGCGGATACGTTCCTCTTCCGTCAGGCGGCGGATACGGCTAACGGTGCGGTCGGCGCGGTCTTCCTTGTACACGAAGAAGTGCGCATCGCCGGCGGCGGCCATTTGCGGCAAGTGCGAAATGGTGATGAGCTGGTGCTTTTTGGCCATTTGCTGCATCATGCGGCCCACCTTCACGGCTATTTCGCCCGAAATACCGGTGTCGATTTCGTCGAACACGATGGTAGGCAGCGCAGTCTTATCGGCCAGCAGGTACTTCACGCACAGCATCAGGCGCGAGAATTCGCCACCCGAGGCGGCTTTACTGAGCGTTTGCGGGTGGGCACCTTTGTTAGCCGTAAAGAGCAGGCAGATAACATCGGTACCGCTGGCTGTGGGTTGGCCGGTGCTGTGCTGCACCACCAAGCGGGCGTTGGGCATCCCTAGGTCGGCAAGCAACTCGGCCAGTTCGCGCTCAAACTGCGGGAAGGCTTTGCGGCGCTGCTCCGAAAGGTGCGCTGCCCGCTTGTTTACCGTAGCCAACGCGCCTTCGGCATCTTTGCGCAGGCGAGCAATTTCCTTGTCGAGGTTCAGCACCGAGCCTACCTTTTGCTGCAGCTCATCGCGCACGGCCAGCAGGGCGGGCAGGTCGCGCACCTGGTGCTTGCGCTGCAGGTTGTAGAGCACCGTCAGACGGGCTTGCAGCTCATCGAGGCGCCTGGGGTCGGCCTCGGTGCGCTGCTCGGCCATTTCGGTTTCGTCGGCAATGTCGCGCAGCTCAATCAGGCACGAGTCGAGCCGCTCCTTCAGCTGGCGTACCGACTCCGAATACCCGGCAATGTGCCCCAGCATAATACTGGCTTCCTTGAGCGACGAGGTGGCGCAGTACTCCCCTTCCGACAGGCTTTGCAGTGCGTACGTCAGCTTCTGCTTGATTTCCTCGGCGTGCTCCAGCTCTTTCAGCTCTTGCTCCAGTGCCTCCTGGTTTTCGCCATCGAGGCGGGCTTCCTCCAGCTCGTTTAGCAAGAAGCTGTGGTAATCAAGCTCCTTGTTGGCTTGGGCTACCTGGTCCTCGAGGTGCTTGAGGTCGGCGGCCAGCTTGCGGTACTGCCGGTAGGCATTGCTGTACTGCGTGCGGGTGGGCACCAGCCCGGCGTACAGGTCAATCAGGTTCAGCTGAAACACCGGGTCGCCGAGCAGCAGCGTATCGTGCTGCGAGTGGATGTCCATGAGGTTGGCGCCGACTCTGCGCAGCGTTTCCACCGTCACGGGGGTGTCGTTCACAAAGGCGCGCGATTTGCCGTTTGGGCTGATTTCGCGGCGCAGAATGCACTGCGCGTCGTAGTCGATGTCTTCGGCCTCGAATATATCCTGCAGGTGGTAGCCCGAAATATCAAAATGCCCCTCGATCACGCACTTCTTGGCCGTGTTGAAAAGCAGTTTCGAATCGGCCCGGTTGCCGAGGAGCAGCCCAATGGCGCCGAGCATGATGGACTTGCCGGCGCCGGTTTCGCCCGTGATAATGTTCAGCAACGACGAGGGCCGCAGCTCCAGCGACTCGATGAGGGCGTAGTTTTGTATGCGGAGGTCAACCAGCATAAGGTTGGTGGTTGCGTAAATAGTTATTGACAAACACCACCTAGGCGTGCGGCGGCCAAGTGGATACTTACAAACTTACTAAAACGTTTAGCCCATCCGCAAGCATAACCTCTAACCTATTTAGCAAATAATAACAAAAATCGCCTTTCCAAGCAATCAGGCGCAGATAAAAAAATTAGCAGCGGCAAACCTTGTTGGTTTGCCGCTGCTAATGTATGGTCGCTCAGCTGCCTAGGTCGGGCGTCAGCGCTGCTGCAAAATGGCCTGGTACTTGGCCGAGTTGGTGGGGTCTACTTCCTGCAGCAACGCCACTACGCCCTGCTTCTGATCGGCCGACTGGCTGCTGCGGTAGATGTTGGCAATTTCATCGGCCTTGGTTTCGAAAAACGAGCGGATTAGCGTGGAGCCCGGCCGCCGCTGGTTGGCCTGCTGAATGCCCTGCAACGCCGTGAAGATGCTGGTGCGGGCGTCGTCGGGCTTCTGAATGAAGATATCGAGGCCCTGGCGGTAGTAGGCGTACACGGCCGAGCGCAGGGCCTCGAGCTGCGGATCCTGCATGCCGTTGAGCAGCCAATAGCGGCTGCGCTGGTCGCGCTTGCCGTTGTCTTTCCAACCATCGTCGCCGTCGGCGCTTTGGCCGGCCGCTACCTGCAGGATGTTGCGGGCGCGGTCGAAGTAGCGCGAGCCACCTAGGGGCGAGAAGCTGTCCTGGTCCATGCCGATGATCATGTAGGCATAGAAGCCCAGAATCGACGACAGGTTGTTGACGTAGGAGTTCTCCGAAAAATCGAGCGGCTGGCCGGGCAGGTAAGTAAACCGCCACGACTCGGCGTAGCTCATCAGGTTGGTTTCGTAGGCGGTGCCGTACACGGGGCGCGTGCTCAGGATGCGCGCCGTAACTTGGTAAGTGCCGTTCTGCGGGATGGCGTTGATGCCGATGAAAAGGCGGCACCGGATACGCTCTTCCGGCTTGTACACGTCGTTGGTCCAGCGGCGGTTATTCAGGAAGTCGGCTATTTCCTTCTGCATCCGATTGATCAGCTGCGGATCGGTTATGGCCACGTTTTGGGCCGTTACCTCTACCTCAGCCAGCAGCTCCTGGGCTGCGGCCGGGCGGGTGCCGGCCAGCAGCATCAGCAACAAACCTAGGCAGAAGAAAATACCGTTACGCAACATGGGGCTGAAGGCGGGCAACAATGGCAGAAACAATATCGTGGGCTACGGCGGCTTTGGGCTTTAGCTCGAAAGCCGTGGCGCCGTGGGCATCCACGAGGGTAATTTTGTTGGTATCGTGGCGGAAACCCGCGCCGGCATCGCGCAGCGAGTTCAGTACCACGAGGTCGAAGTTCTTGCGCCGCAGCTTATCCTGGGCGTGGCGCAGTTCGTCCTGGGTCTCCAACGCAAAACCCACCGAAAATTGTTCGGGCCGCTTGGTTTGGCCCAGCGTGGCGGCAATGTCGATGTTCTTTACCAGCTCCAGCACCAGCGTTTCGTTGGAGCCGTCGTCGCGCTTCTTGATCTTTTCCGTAGCCACGGTGCCGGGCCGGTAATCGGCCACTGCGGCGGCAAACACCCAGATATCGGCCTGCTGCGCTACGGCGGCCGCGGCTTCGTACATCTCCTGCGCGGTTTGCACCCGCACCACCTGCACGGCCGGGTGCTCGATGCTCAGGCTGGTAGGTCCGCTCACCAACGTAACCGCAAACCCCGCATCAGCAAACTCCTGCGCCAAGGCATAGCCCATTTTGCCAGTGGAGTGGTTGCCGATAAACCGCACCGGGTCGATGGGCTCGTACGTTGGGCCAGCGGTGAGCAGTACGCGGCGGGGCGAATTCTGAATTCTGAATGCTGAATTCTGAATTGAGTTGGTTACGTCGCTGGCTAATTCAGAATTCATAATTCAGCATTCAGAATTCTCACAATTTCCTCCGGCTCCTGCATGCGGCCGGGGCCGCTGAGGCCGCTGGCCAGCTCGCCGGCGGGCGAGTCGAGCACGCGCACGCCGTCCTGGCGCAGGCGCTCGAGGTTGCGCTGCGTGGCCGGGTGCTGGTACATATCGAGGTCCATGGCCGGGGCCACCATGGTGGGGCAGCGGGCCGAGAGGTAAACGGCCGTGAGCAGGTTGGGGCACAAGCCGTTGGCCAAAGCACCTAGGGTGTTGGCGCTGGCAGGGGCAATCAGCAGCAAATCGGCCCACAGCCCTAGGTCGACGTGGTTGTGCCACACGCCGGAGGCTTCGTCTTTGATGAACCCTTGCAGCACCGGGCGCTTCGAGAGCGTGGCCAGGGTAATGGGCGTAACAAAAGCCGAAGCCGAGGGCGTCAGGATTACCTGCACCTCGGCTTCGGCTTTTATCAGCAGCCGCACCAAAGCGGCCGATTTGTAAGCGGCGATGCTGCCACTCACGCCCAGCAATATGCGGCGACCTGCCAGCATCGCGGCTTAGGCTAAACTAAAACTACTCGGCTTTCTCGGCCGTGGGCTCCTCCGGCTCGGGCATCCGGAAGGTTACTTTGCCTTCCAGGAACTCCTCGATGGCGAGGTTGGTGGGCTTGGGCAGACGCTCGTAGTGCTTCGAAATCTCGATTTGCTCGCGGTTTTCAAACACCTCCTCGAGGTTGTCGACGGTAGTTGCAAATTCGGCCAGCTTGCCGTTCAGCTCCTCCTTGAGCTTCACCGAAATCTGGTTGGCGCGCTTCGAGATGATGGCAATCGACTCGTACACGTTGCCGGTTTCGTTCACGAAGTCCGACAGGTTGCGGGTAACGATGGAAGCAGGAACGTTGCTAGGTACTTTCATAACCAAGTGATGGTTGAGGAATCTGGACAAATATGCCAAACGCGGCGGTTTGGTTACTGAGCCTTGGGCGTGGTGGCGGTTGCTCCTTCGCTGGCCGGCTGGTTTTCTTTCAAAAATTTCTGCGCGGCGTCGTAGAGCTGCTCCGCGTCTTTCAGGTTTTTGCTCTGCGGGAAGGCATCAACAAAGGCCTGATAATACGCAATAGCTTCGGTAAAACGCTCGCGCTGCTTGTTTTCCACGCTTTCGCGGGCCAGCTCGTACTGCGACACGAACTTGAGATAAGCCACCTGCTCGCCGTAGGGCGACGAAGGGTATTGCTGCTGAAAACCGTTCAGGGCCACTACGGCCGATTGGTAGTAGCGCAGCGAATAGTACAGCTTGGCCGATTCGAAAGCCTTCACATCCAGCTTCTTCTGCAGCTCGTTTGACATGCCTTCGGCCTCGGGGCGGAACTTGCTTTCGGGCCGGCGGTTCAGGAACTCCTGAATGGACTCAATCGCGGCGAAGGTGTTGGTTTGGTCGAGCTCGAACTCGGGCGAATCCTTGAACAGCGACTTGGCGTGCATGAATTCGGCCTCCTCGGCAAACGGTGAGGCGGGGTACGTGGCCGCAAACTGATCGAAGTAGTACGCGCTTAGCGTGTAGTTGCGCTGCCGGTAGTTGATGTTGGCGAAGTAGAACTCGGCCTTCTCGGCCTCGGGGCGCCCCTTCAGCAACGGAATCAGCGGCTCCAGCAAGGCACCGGCCTTGTAGTAGTCTTGCTTTTTCTCGTAGTAGTCGATGGCCGCCGTGTACTTCTTGTTTACGTCGGTGCTTTTCAGCAGCTTCTGGTAAGAGCTGCAGGCACCGAGCAGCAAGGTGCTCATCAGCAGGGCGACGACGCGAAGGCGGAATACGGACATAAGGGGGACAAAGGTAAGGGTTTGGCGGCCCAACGCAAAAGCCGCTCAGCCACAGGAGCCCAGCACCGCCGCAAAGGTTGCGCTGCTGCTGGGCCTAACACTTAACGTTTGGGTTTGGTGCTGCCCAAGGTAGCGGGCTTTTGTGTAGGAGCTGCTTTGGCCGCCGGAGCCGTGGTTTTGGTGGCCGGTGCGGCCTTGGCAGGCTTGGCCGCCGGTTTAGGAGCCGCTGCTTTAGTAGCCGGCTTAGCTGCAGGTTTGGCCGGGGCCTTGCCCTTAGCGGCCGATTTCCTGGTGGCTACCTTTTTGGCTGGCTTGCCTTTGGGCTTGGCGGCCGGCGCAAAGTGCTTGCCCAACACGGCGCGGCGGGTGGGCTTTTGCGCAATCAGCCACTGAAACCCTTTCAGCTGCTTATCCTCCTCTTTCAGCTCGTGCGGCGGAATAAAGCTGGCGTCGGGGTTGGTGAGGAAGGTGATGGTTTGCAGCTTGTTTTCGGCAAAGCGCAGGGCCATGTTGGCCGACACGGCTTTGTTGAGGCCGGTGGTGGCG
The sequence above is drawn from the Hymenobacter sp. YIM 151858-1 genome and encodes:
- a CDS encoding type IX secretion system protein PorD gives rise to the protein MLRNGIFFCLGLLLMLLAGTRPAAAQELLAEVEVTAQNVAITDPQLINRMQKEIADFLNNRRWTNDVYKPEERIRCRLFIGINAIPQNGTYQVTARILSTRPVYGTAYETNLMSYAESWRFTYLPGQPLDFSENSYVNNLSSILGFYAYMIIGMDQDSFSPLGGSRYFDRARNILQVAAGQSADGDDGWKDNGKRDQRSRYWLLNGMQDPQLEALRSAVYAYYRQGLDIFIQKPDDARTSIFTALQGIQQANQRRPGSTLIRSFFETKADEIANIYRSSQSADQKQGVVALLQEVDPTNSAKYQAILQQR
- a CDS encoding phosphopantothenoylcysteine decarboxylase, whose protein sequence is MNSELASDVTNSIQNSAFRIQNSPRRVLLTAGPTYEPIDPVRFIGNHSTGKMGYALAQEFADAGFAVTLVSGPTSLSIEHPAVQVVRVQTAQEMYEAAAAVAQQADIWVFAAAVADYRPGTVATEKIKKRDDGSNETLVLELVKNIDIAATLGQTKRPEQFSVGFALETQDELRHAQDKLRRKNFDLVVLNSLRDAGAGFRHDTNKITLVDAHGATAFELKPKAAVAHDIVSAIVARLQPHVA
- a CDS encoding flavoprotein, which encodes MLAGRRILLGVSGSIAAYKSAALVRLLIKAEAEVQVILTPSASAFVTPITLATLSKRPVLQGFIKDEASGVWHNHVDLGLWADLLLIAPASANTLGALANGLCPNLLTAVYLSARCPTMVAPAMDLDMYQHPATQRNLERLRQDGVRVLDSPAGELASGLSGPGRMQEPEEIVRILNAEL
- a CDS encoding DNA-directed RNA polymerase subunit omega → MKVPSNVPASIVTRNLSDFVNETGNVYESIAIISKRANQISVKLKEELNGKLAEFATTVDNLEEVFENREQIEISKHYERLPKPTNLAIEEFLEGKVTFRMPEPEEPTAEKAE
- a CDS encoding outer membrane protein assembly factor BamD gives rise to the protein MSVFRLRVVALLMSTLLLGACSSYQKLLKSTDVNKKYTAAIDYYEKKQDYYKAGALLEPLIPLLKGRPEAEKAEFYFANINYRQRNYTLSAYYFDQFAATYPASPFAEEAEFMHAKSLFKDSPEFELDQTNTFAAIESIQEFLNRRPESKFRPEAEGMSNELQKKLDVKAFESAKLYYSLRYYQSAVVALNGFQQQYPSSPYGEQVAYLKFVSQYELARESVENKQRERFTEAIAYYQAFVDAFPQSKNLKDAEQLYDAAQKFLKENQPASEGATATTPKAQ